Proteins from a genomic interval of Microbacterium phyllosphaerae:
- a CDS encoding DUF4194 domain-containing protein → MTDEDLAAVGVSDPFIAPTAMEQDLEEHFPGDRGTLDPEIRRVLVHLLQRRFISAERNRREWALLLDHQHVVESRLNDIYLRLVIDHARGFAYKQQLRSDEIDMPVLLKDAPYSRAETLVLVHLRTVYQRESAAGEASVRIDIEDIEQTVLSYFADVDGGTAKQQRAIRSALDRLDREGIVQEETSGRYRITALVEVVLSAETLKELREWLRAQAVVAR, encoded by the coding sequence ATGACTGACGAAGACCTCGCCGCGGTCGGCGTGAGCGACCCGTTCATCGCCCCGACGGCGATGGAGCAGGATCTCGAGGAGCACTTCCCGGGAGATCGCGGCACTCTCGATCCCGAGATCCGACGCGTGCTAGTGCACCTGCTGCAGCGTCGGTTCATCTCGGCTGAGCGCAATCGCCGTGAGTGGGCGCTGCTGCTCGACCACCAGCATGTGGTCGAATCCCGTCTCAACGACATCTATCTGCGACTGGTCATCGATCACGCCCGTGGATTCGCCTACAAGCAGCAGCTCCGCTCCGACGAGATCGACATGCCCGTGCTGCTGAAGGATGCCCCGTACTCCCGGGCGGAGACCCTCGTACTCGTGCATCTGCGAACCGTGTATCAGCGGGAGTCCGCCGCCGGGGAGGCATCGGTGCGCATCGACATCGAGGACATCGAGCAGACGGTGCTCAGCTACTTCGCGGACGTCGACGGCGGCACCGCGAAGCAGCAGCGGGCGATCCGCAGCGCGCTCGACCGGTTGGATCGAGAAGGCATCGTGCAGGAGGAGACGAGCGGAAGGTATCGGATCACCGCTCTCGTCGAGGTGGTGCTGAGTGCGGAGACGCTCAAGGAGCTGCGGGAGTGGCTGCGAGCCCAGGCGGTGGTGGCGCGATGA